The following coding sequences lie in one Phyllopteryx taeniolatus isolate TA_2022b chromosome 4, UOR_Ptae_1.2, whole genome shotgun sequence genomic window:
- the LOC133476259 gene encoding ependymin-like — protein MMGPVQMWSGIFGDTRCSVTQRCLQPLNMNIISALSIFGLLLAAASAQKPQHCESPPLMSGGVSVLGSNGLFVSTGTISYDAFGQKIRVRNIGMVGNETFAVDQLMLFNKKVYYEIDWHKLSCKKRRLSTDFIPMQVPDDSQLMGQVVVGSSSSWGMGVLVNTWYGNLPGNGTYMSVFTEIGCIPMTFTGYTPTSGWTTVSTFNWVLGITNPMDFFPPFFCAMSQLEDSEAPDTMFTALESLARKTENRK, from the exons ATGATGGGACCTGTCCAGATGTGGTCGGGTATATTTGGAGACACCCGTTGCTCTGTGACTCAAAGGTGTTTGCAGCCTCTGAACATGAACATCATCAGTGCTTTGTCCATCTTCGGCCTGCTGCTTGCAGCTGCCAGTGCCCAGAAACCCCAACACTGTG AGTCTCCCCCTCTGATGAGTGGAGGTGTGTCTGTG CTGGGCAGCAATGGGCTCTTCGTGTCTACGGGAACAATCAGCTATGACGCTTTTGGTCAGAAGATTCGGGTTAGAAACATTGGCATGGTTGGAAATGAAACCTTCGCTGTGGACCAGCTGATGCTTTTCAACAAG AAAGTCTATTATGAGATCGACTGGCACAAACTTTCTTGCAAGAAGAGGCGTCTAAGTACAGATTTCATTCCCATGCAAGTGCCTGATGACTCCCAATTGATGGGTCAGGTCGTTGtaggctcctcctcctcctggggAATGGGTGTGCTGGTCAACACCTGGTACGGAAACCTGCCAGGCAACg GCACCTATATGAGCGTCTTCACGGAGATTGGCTGCATCCCCATGACCTTCACTGGCTACACACCAACAAGTGGATGGACCACTGTCAG CACTTTCAACTGGGTACTTGGCATCACCAATCCCATGGACTTCTTCCCGCCTTTCTTCTGTGCCATGTCTCAGCTGGAGGATTCCGAGGCACCTGACACCATGTTCACCGCCTTAGAGTCTCTGGCCAGGAAAACCGAGAACAGGAAGTAG